Genomic segment of Sebastes fasciatus isolate fSebFas1 chromosome 3, fSebFas1.pri, whole genome shotgun sequence:
tgaagtgttttaagatgctccgctacgtacagctgatcacaacataaacaaaaatacacgtggattaTTGCGCACGCagcacggagagggggggcggaggtctgcgctctccgagtgccattctagttattttctatttttttaattattttcagttttcagtcgcagtttggttaggtttaggcaacaaaactcttggttaggtttaagaaaaatatacattcagtccatatatacatatacatacagtaatatGTGGCCGGTTCGGATGCAAATAGCATTGTTGGTTACggacacctgggtgctaatagCATCTGCCAATATAGATTCATCTCGTGTAGCAAACTGTTTTTAATCAATTAAAGTGTACATTTGAAAGTCATCACTGACAGTggcattcattttattttttatttttgacccTCTAGATGACTTTGATTTCGGCTGCAGAGCAGTTCTTTGTCCCTATTGAGTGATGCCTCGTTCTTTCTTGGTGAAGCAAGGAGGGTTGCACTACCTTGGAAAAAAGACGGGGTCCTGGGATACGTACCTGGAGTACTCCACCACAGAAACACCGGTGGTGCCCGTCGCATTACTGCAACAGGATCTTCCTGCTGCCAGCAAGCACCTTCAGCCACTCAGTCCCAAATCTCACGGTGGGTGACGGAGCtatttcatgtttgtttgtttgtttagatAGATAGGCCTTTATCACAAGCATGACttcacagagacagaaaatatGCAAAACGCTTCCTtgataacttaaaaaaaaaagaaaatattcatagtAAGCAGCAGTGGTGGGTTGTTGTATGACAACATTATTCAAATAGTTCTGATAACGTGTTATTCAATTCTTCAAAAGTGTTTCAATCCAAAGTTTCAGAAGGTTGCATAAAATGTGTCTTTATACTCAGACCGTAGATCTGCTGAGCCCTGCGGTCCCGTCAACTCAGATAAGTTTAGCGCCGTGGAGAAAGTGGAGTCTCGCCCTCCCACACCGGCGGTATGGTCCAGACCTCATGTGAGCTCAGGATATCCAGACAAACTGTCTGTGGGACTGGGAGACTTGACCCAGCAGCACCCTCACATCCTGAGGGAGACCAGGAGCAGCGGCTGCTCCAAGACCACTGCTCCGAGGCAGGAGTGTCCACTCTGTGGCAAAGTATGGCATCCCTCCGTTACATTAGATTACATTATAGACCAACAGTAACTCTGAAGGATTAAGACAcacacctgctttataatgaatATTTGTTCTGAAGACAATTGCTTAAGTGAAAAAGGAAGCTAGAAGATACAATTTGAGTTggttttaataaacattattgcCATTAGAAGTGATTAGAAGGTTAcagtccccagcaaaaaggagaataatttattttcactataattccatccataagtaaaacaatgacagaatgGCAtatgcaaatatgattttttattgctttttcaaTATTATTACCAATATTACTCTTTCAATATCATGCGCAATATTACTTTTCTATTTTAGTTAACTTATTTTACTAAATTTATCTTACTTTTATTGTAATTCTTTTAGGCACTGGTGTTAGTATTTCTTATTTTCTAAATTTCTAATCTAATATAATTCTTTATAtttaagttgtgtttttttattctcatcTCTGGCAAAATCATTTCctctgggattaataaagttctattttatcttatcttatgtatcttattattattattttggtcatgggtttcataatctttttgtaataaaacatctaaaagtaaaaatcctatcagatgggggaGCTTCGGACAAAATCATttcaaatgggggtccgtggtCTAAAACAGGGGTCCTTGACGGgaaaaggtttgggaaccactggggCCAATAAGTATTCAGCACACCATAAATCATCACATAAATAAAGCATATTCAAATACTatgaatataaaacataaagtaaaaaaaaaaaaacattccacATTAAAAACGACAAAGTAAACCATTAGCTAACACGACAGTCTATGAGACTGAACTaaaagtggtgctttgagctgaatgaAATGTCAGCATGTTAACAGACTTGCAATGCTGCTATTGATAAACTGATATAATGATTAGCCTACAATGTCCACCATCTAGCAAGCAAGTTGCTAATTACCACTGAATACAAAGTATTCTCATCATACTGATATATTAATCATCAGTGCTCCTGCAATTTTTAACAAGCTACTGCAGCAACACACAGTGGATGTGGTGGTGTCGGGTCATATAAACCCCCCATGAATGTGGACATGTGGTCCGAGCTTTGGGAAATGTATAGTAGTCTGTGTGAACCGATCAGGACCAAGGCTTTTGATATGAGTTTACAAACGCCTGGTATAGCGACCGGAAGTTAAAAGACAAAACTGGAAATGTAACAAAATGGTCAAAAGTGCCAATAAATGTaaacttttaaacattttaaactggTTTCCCAGGTATTTCTAGAGGTAGTTTTCCACTTTCTACTCTCTTGAAGTCTGAAATTATCTCTTTAGttttttaacatgttaaaaaatgtgttcatCTTGTCTTTGCAGAtatttccatgtctgtccaGTTTGAAGACTCACATATGCAGGAGTCATGGTAGCAGAGCGCCGGCACACATCAAGTCCAGCAGGACAGATACTGAGCGGTCGCCATGCAGGGGCAAGGTCAGCATCACATTTCTTTTCTTATATATGGGACTATCTCACACTAATATAATCAATTTCATGCACATAATGACATCGCTAAAGCTCCTGAATCCATAACCACGATGCCTGGTGTTTTTAGGAGAGGACGTTTGGCTGTACAGTGTGTGGGAAAGTGTTCAAGCGCTCCTCCACGCTCTCCACTCATCTGCTCATCCACTCAGACACCCGGCCCTACCCCTGCCAGTACTGTGGCAAACGCTTCCACCAGAAGTCTGACATGAAGAAACACACCTTCATACACACCGGTGGGTTCATGTGTCCCCTTTGGCTGTTTTTagtacatcagaccggcacatacgggtacgtcccaaaaagtcaaggccttcacaagacttcaatgcaatttgacgtatgtttggattgtagtTTTGACAAATTCATATGCATTCAACTCTTATTATACAAACAtctgttttatacacatgtctaataattattttgcgaccttgcctgaacctgagcgtttgcgataccttaataaattaagaTGGATCGCcttcatgtcccttcagtcttctcccgtccaacacagtggccggatattgcttatccagaaatctctacatatttgattgaatcccgTTTGGCTGAacgttgtctgtaaataaccaacctgttaatagccaactgtttaatctataggctgagatttagttggagacgacagtctgctGTAACATTAATgtgtgactgtattactgcagcggcctcccactcaagcctcatttagccatttaccacactgacagtgaatatgaaCGTATCGTaagtgcctcaaatctcagtgtgaaagccttggttaacccgctacacaacagcttttcgtcATTTTCCTTTTTGTCCCATGTGACGGCGAGTTTCTTTCTCCCAAAATGGAGCGCAACCTCAGTGATGACGCGATtttggtctggtctatagcttggagccataaagaccctctattatatcttttttaggacatggcaggggaacaaatctgAGATCAGCGTttatggatttattgttggtgcaaccaactacgcagcaactcttcggcatagcgttattactattaccggtttgtttaaaggtcccatatcatgctcattttcaggttcatatttgtattttgtgtttttactagaacatgtttacatgctgtaatgttcaaaaaacactttat
This window contains:
- the LOC141764871 gene encoding uncharacterized protein LOC141764871; translated protein: MPRSFLVKQGGLHYLGKKTGSWDTYLEYSTTETPVVPVALLQQDLPAASKHLQPLSPKSHDRRSAEPCGPVNSDKFSAVEKVESRPPTPAVWSRPHVSSGYPDKLSVGLGDLTQQHPHILRETRSSGCSKTTAPRQECPLCGKIFPCLSSLKTHICRSHGSRAPAHIKSSRTDTERSPCRGKERTFGCTVCGKVFKRSSTLSTHLLIHSDTRPYPCQYCGKRFHQKSDMKKHTFIHTGEKPHVCQICGKAFSQSSNLITHSRKHRDDRPHRCPRCFYGFQRKVDLRQHQERHCTYR